A section of the Paenibacillus yonginensis genome encodes:
- a CDS encoding DUF1328 domain-containing protein, translating to MLKWSLIFLVVAVIAGIFGFFNIVAAAAAVAKVLFFIFIVLFIITLFTGRGRNTM from the coding sequence ATGTTGAAATGGTCGCTAATTTTTCTGGTAGTAGCTGTTATTGCGGGCATTTTTGGATTCTTTAATATCGTGGCCGCGGCAGCGGCAGTTGCCAAAGTATTGTTCTTTATCTTTATTGTGCTCTTTATCATCACCCTGTTCACGGGACGCGGCAGAAACACGATGTAG
- a CDS encoding DUF948 domain-containing protein yields the protein MIWQLSVALIALAFTGLVIYLIKTLKAAEKSLDKTSQTLQEVQKTIDELGYEVKHVLRHANGITEDVQQKMKQIDPVLDTVKNVGEVLSEVSLAAKQVSTTLIERFKKTAEQPSRTESAAAQAAVQSSTDRTIDSYASTHPKKNQGSWMKWVDVAAGLWQKYRS from the coding sequence CTGATCTGGCAGCTCAGCGTAGCACTGATCGCGCTGGCATTTACAGGGCTTGTTATTTATTTGATCAAAACGCTGAAGGCGGCGGAGAAGTCGCTTGACAAAACGTCGCAAACCCTTCAGGAAGTTCAGAAAACGATTGACGAGCTTGGTTATGAAGTCAAACATGTGCTCCGGCATGCAAACGGCATAACGGAGGATGTGCAGCAGAAGATGAAACAAATCGACCCCGTACTGGATACGGTTAAAAATGTAGGCGAAGTTCTGAGTGAGGTTTCGCTCGCTGCAAAACAGGTTTCGACCACGCTCATTGAGCGGTTCAAGAAGACAGCAGAGCAGCCATCACGAACGGAATCCGCAGCGGCCCAGGCTGCTGTTCAAAGCTCAACGGACCGGACCATTGATTCCTATGCGTCCACCCATCCGAAGAAAAACCAGGGCAGTTGGATGAAATGGGTAGATGTTGCAGCTGGTTTATGGCAGAAATACCGCTCTTAA
- a CDS encoding general stress protein gives MSSINAKSYAKVVQNGVQAVQEVEELRRTGYSDNQIFVLAHDEDRTDRIADTAAASEIGVKEEGMMNSVANLFRSRGDELRAKITSLGFTEDEADFYEKELDMGKVLVIAKQNP, from the coding sequence ATGAGTTCAATCAATGCTAAATCCTACGCCAAGGTAGTTCAGAATGGTGTTCAAGCTGTACAAGAAGTAGAAGAACTTCGTCGGACAGGCTATAGTGACAATCAGATTTTTGTGCTGGCCCATGATGAGGACCGGACAGACCGAATCGCTGATACGGCGGCTGCTTCGGAGATCGGCGTGAAAGAAGAAGGAATGATGAATTCGGTAGCGAACCTGTTCCGTTCCCGCGGCGATGAGCTTCGTGCGAAGATCACTTCTTTGGGATTCACCGAAGACGAGGCGGACTTCTATGAGAAAGAACTGGATATGGGCAAGGTATTGGTCATTGCCAAGCAGAACCCTTAA